A single Panthera tigris isolate Pti1 chromosome A3, P.tigris_Pti1_mat1.1, whole genome shotgun sequence DNA region contains:
- the GPATCH11 gene encoding G patch domain-containing protein 11, which translates to MKLNMAEEEDYMSDSFINVQQDIRPGLPMLRQIREARRKEEKQQEANLKNRQKSLKEEEQERRDIGLKNALGCENKGFALLQKMGYKSGQALGKSGGGIVEPIPLNVKTGKSGIGHEALLKRKAEEKLENYRRKIHVKTQAEEKAAEQFRLRLKHKQDEVKLEGDLRRSQRACQQLDTQKNIQVPREPWYWLGLEEETEEEEEEEKEHDEDEYKSEDLSVLEKLQILTGYLRGEHLYCIWCGTAYEDKEDLSSNCPGPTSADHD; encoded by the exons ATGAAGTTGAACATGGCGGAAGAAGAGGACTATATGTCTGATTCCTTCATTAATGTCCA ACAAGACATCAGACCAGGATTGCCAATGCTGAGGCAAATCCGAGAAGCTCGtcgaaaagaagaaaagcaacagGAAGCTAATTTGAAAAACAGACAGAAgagtttaaaagaagaagaacaagaaagacGTGACATTGGATTGAAGAATGCACTAGGCTGTGAAAACAAAGGGTTTGCTTTGCTCCAAAAGATGGGATATAAAAGTGGTCAGGCCCTTGGCAAAAGTG GAGGTGGTATTGTTGAACCAATTCCTCTCAACGTCAAAACAG GGAAAAGTGGCATCGGTCATGAGGCATTACTGAAGCGGAAAGCAGAGGAAAAACTAGAAAACTATAGAAGAAAGATCCACGTGAAAACCCAAGCCGAAGAAAAAGCCGCAGAGCAGTTTCG ACTGCGATTGAAACATAAGCAGGATGAAGTGAAGCTGGAAGGGGACCTTAGAAGAAGCCAGCGAGCCTGCCAGCAGTTGGATACTCAGAAG aatattcaGGTTCCTAGGGAACCATGGTACTGGTTGGGGCTTGAAGAGGAAAccgaggaagaggaagaggaagaaaaagaacacgATGAAGATGAATATAAGAGTGAAGACTTGAGT GTActggaaaaattacaaatattgaCTGGTTATTTAAGAGGAGAACATCTGTATTGCATTTGGTGTGGAACAGCCTATGAAG ATAAAGAAGACCTCTCTTCAAATTGCCCAGGACCAACTTCTGCAGATCATGACTAA